A region from the Aegilops tauschii subsp. strangulata cultivar AL8/78 chromosome 5, Aet v6.0, whole genome shotgun sequence genome encodes:
- the LOC109779898 gene encoding GDSL esterase/lipase At4g10955-like has translation MYQCHRGNEEHRRCIVACMVKAAYVLESDRATMDRTEELAPAWWESFGFHLENELREQKSPIFETIYGAIFKYVPCPRAPPHPRAPRYVVAFRGTMCKHREWSVATQDLYLDFKILTNKLKKRTRSKLACGAVDKLMDDEAGLGSADVWLAGHSLGASLALDVGRDMMERRELNLPTFLFNPPQVSLTAAMNLLNAQDVAKRHLHFTSYFFKAGAATVSGCHRERMDKLFDRFSPWVPNLYLHEKDWICQGFIDYFELRQQFMDRFRCVGSKSMTLSYRDMLWSLLGKDKERPHLLPSAMLWKTAQTSLDAHGLQQWWKPSGELGLGAGTRYSYPVPQA, from the coding sequence ATGTATCAATGTCACAGGGGCAACGAGGAGCACCGCCGCTGCATCGTCGCCTGCATGGTCAAAGCTGCTTACGTCCTCGAGAGCGACAGAGCGACGATGGACAGGACGGAGGAGCTCGCGCCGGCGTGGTGGGAGAGCTTTGGCTTCCACCTCGAGAATGAACTCAGAGAGCAGAAGTCCCCCATCTTCGAAACCATCTATGGTGCCATCTTCAAGTACGTGCCCTGCCCCCGCGCACCCCCCCACCCGCGTGCTCCACGGTATGTCGTCGCCTTCAGGGGCACCATGTGTAAGCACCGCGAGTGGTCGGTGGCGACACAAGACCTCTACCTTGACTTCAAAATACTGACCAACAAACTGAAGAAACGCACGCGCTCCAAGCTGGCGTGCGGGGCGGTCGACAAACTTATGGATGACGAAGCCGGCCTAGGAAGCGCCGATGTCTGGCTCGCCGGGCACTCCCTCGGCGCATCGCTGGCACTGGACGTGGGGCGGGACATGATGGAGAGGCGGGAGCTGAACCTCCCGACCTTCCTCTTCAACCCGCCGCAGGTGTCGCTGACAGCGGCCATGAACTTGCTGAACGCGCAGGACGTGGCCAAGAGGCACCTGCACTTCACGAGTTACTTCTTCAAGGCCGGTGCGGCGACGGTCTCGGGTTGCCACAGGGAGCGCATGGACAAGCTGTTCGACCGGTTTTCCCCATGGGTGCCGAATCTGTACCTGCACGAGAAGGACTGGATCTGCCAGGGCTTCATCGACTACTTCGAGCTGCGGCAGCAGTTCATGGACCGCTTTCGCTGTGTTGGAAGCAAGTCCATGACACTGTCGTACCGTGACATGCTCTGGAGCCTGCTTGGCAAGGACAAGGAGCGGCCGCATCTCCTGCCATCGGCGATGCTGTGGAAGACCGCGCAAACCAGCCTCGATGCGCACGGGCTCCAGCAGTGGTGGAAACCGAGTGGCGAGCTCGGCTTGGGCGCCGGCACGCGTTATAGCTACCCTGTACCTCAAGCATAA